The DNA sequence TACATATAATTTCAAATTTTTGATTATGAGCGGCGCCATAAGTAGCTAAAATTTTATATTCCGGTAATGGAATTTTTCTTTTTTGTAAATATTCTTGTAAAAGAGTTTTAGAGTCTTTTCCTGTTATTATTGAATTAATTGAATTAAGAATAGTTTTATATAAGGAATAGATTACTTTTTGCACATTACCAAAGTGAGAATCTAGAAAAATTGCACCAAATATTGCTTCTAAAGTATCAGCTAAAATAGAAGGTCTATTACATCCACCAGATTTTATTTCACCATCACCAAGCAATAGAAACTTTGATAATTCTAATTTTTTAGCAATTTCATGTAATGTTTGTTGCTTTACTAAATTAGCTCTAAAACGTGATAAATCACCCTCATTTATTGAATTATAATGCTCAAATAATAATGAAGCAATTACGCAATTTAAGATAGAATCACCAAGAAATTCTAATCTTTCATTATGAATGCTGCTATAGCTACAATGTG is a window from the Candidatus Profftella armatura (Diaphorina cf. continua) genome containing:
- the rnc gene encoding ribonuclease III, whose protein sequence is MSDKKMNDIMWYLSLEHRLGYTFKNTDILRQALTHCSYSSIHNERLEFLGDSILNCVIASLLFEHYNSINEGDLSRFRANLVKQQTLHEIAKKLELSKFLLLGDGEIKSGGCNRPSILADTLEAIFGAIFLDSHFGNVQKVIYSLYKTILNSINSIITGKDSKTLLQEYLQKRKIPLPEYKILATYGAAHNQKFEIICIIPKLKIKTCGIGPSRRSGEQMAANLALNLVRSSIIKISFSSEKLFLIENNLSKTNTKNLVILPKNLKKNI